A genome region from Tolypothrix sp. PCC 7712 includes the following:
- the leuS gene encoding leucine--tRNA ligase, which produces MDSRYNPAAIEEKWQQTWAELGLDKTPTNSAKPKFYALSMFPYPSGSLHMGHVRNYTITDVIARLKRMQGYRVLHPMGWDAFGLPAENAAIDRGVPPAKWTYQNISQMRQQLQRLGLSIDWDCEVATCSPDYYKWTQWIFLQFLQAGLAYQKEAAVNWDPIDQTVLANEQVDNEGRSWRSGAKVERKLLRQWFFKITDYAEELLNDLDKLTGWPERVKLMQANWIGKSTGAYLEFPIVGLDEKISVYTTRPDTVYGVSYLVLAPEHPLTKRVTKKEQQAAVDAFVQEVANQSELERTAEDKPKRGIPTGGKAINPFTGEELPIWIADYVLYEYGTGAVMGVPAHDARDFKFANKYNLPIEFVIVEPEAVADKDFSSTIPDENGEVSNIIQVEYNEAYTEPGILINSGQFSGMASTDAKQAIVEYAEQQGFGKARVQYRLRDWLISRQRYWGAPIPMIHCPNCGIVPVPEKDLPVQLPEEVEFTGRGGSPLTQLESWVNVPCPTCGTPARRETDTMDTFIDSSWYFLRFTDAKNEQQVFDSSKTNDWMPVDQYVGGIEHAILHLLYSRFFTKVLRDRGLLNFDEPFQRLLTQGMVQGLTYMNPNKGGKDKWIASHLVDPANPRDPQTGEPLQRLYATMSKSKGNGVAPEDVINKYGIDTARMFILFKAPPEKDLEWDEADVEGQFRFLNRVWRLVTDYIAAGVSKKKADISNLTKPEKELRRAIHTAIQAVTEDVEDEYQFNTAISELMKLSNALTDSSSKTSPIYAEGIETLVVLLAPFAPHIADELWHLLGNRGSVHTQDWPAFDAAALVADEITLVIQIMGKTRGAIQVPSQADKAALEKYARESEVAQRYIEGKEIKKVIVVPGKLVNFVIG; this is translated from the coding sequence GTGGATTCCCGATATAACCCCGCAGCAATTGAGGAAAAATGGCAACAAACATGGGCTGAACTGGGCTTAGATAAAACCCCTACAAATAGCGCCAAGCCAAAGTTCTACGCTTTATCCATGTTCCCCTACCCATCGGGTAGCCTACACATGGGCCACGTTCGTAATTATACAATTACTGATGTGATCGCCCGCCTCAAGCGAATGCAAGGTTATCGGGTACTGCACCCAATGGGTTGGGATGCCTTCGGCTTACCAGCAGAAAACGCCGCCATTGACCGTGGTGTACCACCAGCCAAGTGGACTTATCAAAATATTTCCCAGATGCGGCAGCAATTGCAGCGCTTGGGGTTATCTATTGATTGGGACTGTGAAGTTGCCACCTGTTCGCCAGACTATTACAAGTGGACACAATGGATTTTCTTGCAATTTTTGCAAGCGGGGTTAGCTTATCAAAAAGAAGCCGCAGTGAACTGGGATCCCATTGATCAAACTGTATTGGCTAACGAACAAGTTGATAATGAAGGGCGTTCCTGGCGCAGTGGGGCAAAAGTTGAGCGGAAATTATTACGGCAGTGGTTTTTTAAGATTACTGACTATGCCGAAGAATTACTCAATGACCTGGATAAATTAACAGGTTGGCCAGAACGCGTCAAGTTAATGCAGGCCAATTGGATTGGCAAATCCACAGGGGCCTACTTGGAATTTCCCATCGTCGGCTTAGATGAGAAAATTAGCGTCTACACTACACGCCCAGATACAGTTTATGGTGTGAGCTATTTGGTGTTAGCACCAGAGCATCCTTTAACCAAGCGCGTTACCAAAAAAGAGCAGCAAGCAGCTGTAGATGCTTTTGTGCAAGAAGTTGCCAATCAAAGCGAATTGGAACGGACTGCAGAAGACAAACCTAAGCGCGGTATCCCCACAGGCGGTAAGGCAATCAATCCCTTTACTGGGGAAGAACTGCCGATATGGATTGCTGACTATGTACTGTATGAGTATGGTACAGGTGCAGTCATGGGTGTACCTGCCCACGATGCCCGAGATTTTAAGTTTGCCAATAAATATAATTTGCCCATTGAGTTTGTGATTGTCGAACCGGAGGCAGTTGCAGATAAAGATTTTAGTTCCACAATTCCCGATGAAAATGGCGAAGTCTCTAATATTATTCAGGTTGAATATAACGAGGCCTATACCGAACCAGGAATTTTAATTAATTCTGGTCAATTTAGTGGCATGGCTTCTACAGATGCCAAGCAAGCAATCGTGGAATATGCCGAACAGCAAGGTTTTGGCAAAGCCCGGGTACAATATCGCCTACGTGATTGGCTAATTTCGCGGCAACGGTATTGGGGTGCGCCAATTCCTATGATTCACTGTCCCAACTGTGGGATAGTGCCAGTCCCAGAAAAAGATTTACCCGTCCAGTTACCAGAAGAAGTGGAATTTACTGGACGTGGTGGTTCGCCTTTGACTCAGTTAGAAAGCTGGGTAAATGTGCCTTGTCCCACTTGCGGCACTCCCGCAAGGCGAGAAACTGACACGATGGATACCTTTATTGATTCCTCGTGGTATTTCTTGCGGTTTACTGACGCAAAGAACGAACAACAGGTGTTTGATTCCAGTAAAACTAACGACTGGATGCCAGTGGATCAGTATGTGGGTGGAATTGAACATGCGATTTTACATTTGTTGTATTCGCGGTTCTTTACTAAAGTGCTGCGAGATAGAGGCTTGTTGAACTTTGATGAACCGTTCCAACGTCTGTTGACTCAAGGGATGGTGCAGGGTTTAACATACATGAATCCCAATAAGGGTGGCAAAGATAAATGGATTGCTTCTCATTTAGTAGATCCTGCTAACCCGCGAGATCCTCAGACAGGGGAACCTTTACAACGCCTGTATGCCACCATGTCTAAATCTAAAGGTAATGGTGTCGCACCAGAAGATGTGATTAACAAATATGGTATAGACACAGCGCGAATGTTCATCTTGTTCAAAGCGCCACCAGAAAAAGATTTGGAATGGGATGAAGCTGATGTTGAAGGGCAATTCCGCTTTTTGAATCGGGTTTGGCGGTTGGTAACAGATTATATTGCTGCTGGAGTATCGAAAAAGAAAGCTGATATCTCTAATTTGACGAAGCCGGAAAAAGAGCTGCGGCGAGCAATTCATACTGCTATCCAAGCAGTCACAGAAGATGTGGAGGACGAATATCAATTCAACACGGCTATTTCGGAATTGATGAAGTTGAGTAATGCCCTAACTGATAGCAGCAGCAAAACTTCACCAATATATGCTGAAGGAATTGAGACTTTAGTGGTATTGCTTGCTCCCTTTGCGCCACATATTGCTGATGAATTGTGGCATTTATTGGGTAACAGAGGTTCTGTCCATACTCAGGATTGGCCAGCTTTTGATGCAGCAGCTTTGGTAGCTGATGAGATTACTTTGGTCATTCAAATCATGGGCAAAACTCGCGGTGCAATTCAAGTGCCATCGCAAGCTGATAAAGCTGCTTTAGAGAAATATGCCAGAGAATCAGAAGTTGCCCAGCGTTACATTGAAGGCAAAGAAATTAAAAAGGTAATTGTTGTACCTGGAAAGTTGGTGAATTTTGTCATCGGCTAA
- a CDS encoding NAD-dependent epimerase/dehydratase family protein, with protein MKVLVTGTEGYIGSLLAPLLIQQGYEVIAVDTGFYKVGWLYNGTELTAKTLNKDIRNITASDLEGVDAIVHMAELSNDPLGQLAPTITYDINHKGSVHLAKLAKEAGVRRFVYTSSCSVYGFATEDYVDEESTINPQTAYAKCKGLVEQDVKHLADDSFSPTFLRNATAYGASPRMRFDIVLNNLSGWAWTIKEIKMNSDGTPWRPLVHILDICKAIICTLEAPRDVIHNQIFNVGDTNGNYQVKQIAEIVADVFTGCQLSFGKHDPDNRSYRVSFDKINKNLPGFKCEWDARRGAQQLYNVFKQIDMTREEFESRGFTRLKQLEYLIRTQQIDQDFFWRTV; from the coding sequence ATGAAAGTACTTGTAACTGGAACTGAAGGTTATATCGGCTCGTTATTAGCACCTCTGTTAATACAACAAGGTTATGAAGTTATTGCCGTGGATACGGGCTTTTATAAGGTTGGTTGGTTGTACAATGGCACAGAACTAACTGCCAAAACCTTAAATAAAGACATCCGTAATATTACGGCTTCCGACCTGGAGGGAGTTGATGCGATCGTTCACATGGCAGAACTATCTAACGATCCTTTAGGTCAGTTAGCCCCGACCATCACTTACGATATCAACCACAAAGGTTCAGTACATTTAGCAAAGCTGGCTAAGGAAGCAGGGGTGCGACGTTTTGTCTACACTTCTTCATGTAGCGTTTATGGCTTTGCAACTGAAGATTATGTAGACGAAGAGTCTACTATTAATCCTCAAACCGCCTATGCCAAATGCAAGGGTTTGGTAGAACAAGATGTAAAGCATCTGGCTGATGACAGCTTTTCTCCGACATTTTTGCGGAATGCTACAGCCTATGGAGCTTCTCCGAGGATGCGTTTTGATATTGTCTTGAATAATCTTTCAGGTTGGGCATGGACAATTAAAGAAATTAAGATGAATAGCGATGGCACACCTTGGCGGCCGCTAGTGCATATATTGGATATCTGTAAAGCCATTATTTGTACCTTAGAAGCACCACGAGATGTGATTCACAACCAAATTTTTAATGTTGGGGATACAAATGGCAACTATCAAGTTAAACAAATTGCTGAGATAGTTGCAGATGTATTTACAGGTTGTCAATTAAGCTTTGGTAAACACGATCCTGACAACCGCAGTTATCGGGTTTCTTTCGATAAAATCAATAAAAATTTGCCGGGATTTAAGTGTGAGTGGGATGCCCGACGTGGTGCCCAACAACTCTATAATGTCTTCAAACAGATTGACATGACTAGAGAAGAGTTTGAGTCTAGAGGTTTTACTCGTCTCAAACAACTAGAATATCTGATTCGCACTCAGCAAATCGATCAAGATTTCTTCTGGCGGACTGTTTAA
- a CDS encoding class I SAM-dependent methyltransferase, whose amino-acid sequence MNLPKITDNQLITGECLFCGTGLRHTFVDLGMSPPCESYRSLKQLNEVEPFYPLHAYVCENCLLVQLQEYVSPENIFSDYAYFSSYSDSWLKHAKNYVDLVVERFQLNQQSQVIEIASNDGYLLQYFVEKNIPALGIEPAANVAEVAIKKGIPTVVKFFGQETAKEQVAKGVKADLLLGNNVLAHTPYLNDFVKGMKIILKPQGVITMEFPHLMRLIDENQFDTIYHEHFSYFSFLTVEKIFATHGLTIFDVQELKSHGGSLRIYARHTEDDSQPVSEQVIELKAREEAAGFHKLEYYFSFGEKVKETKRKLLDFLIQAKREGKSIAGYGAPGKGNTLLNYCGIRTDFLDYTVDRSPYKQGQFLPGTHIPIFHPDKIQETKPDYVLILPWNLKDEIMSQIAYIRDWGGKFVVPIPEVQIYS is encoded by the coding sequence ATGAATCTACCAAAAATAACCGATAATCAACTCATCACGGGTGAGTGTCTTTTTTGTGGAACGGGTTTGCGCCATACCTTCGTAGATTTAGGTATGTCTCCTCCCTGCGAAAGCTATCGCAGCCTCAAGCAGCTGAATGAAGTGGAGCCTTTTTATCCATTACACGCCTATGTCTGCGAGAATTGTCTTTTAGTTCAATTGCAAGAATACGTTAGTCCAGAAAATATTTTTAGTGACTACGCATATTTCTCTTCCTATTCTGATAGTTGGTTGAAACATGCCAAGAACTATGTTGATTTGGTAGTAGAGCGTTTCCAGTTAAATCAGCAAAGTCAGGTAATAGAAATTGCTAGTAATGATGGCTATTTACTGCAATACTTCGTTGAGAAAAATATTCCAGCATTGGGAATTGAACCAGCAGCTAATGTGGCTGAAGTAGCTATTAAAAAAGGCATTCCTACAGTTGTTAAATTTTTTGGGCAAGAAACAGCCAAAGAACAAGTTGCTAAAGGTGTCAAGGCAGATTTGTTACTGGGTAATAATGTTCTAGCTCATACACCCTATCTTAATGACTTTGTCAAAGGGATGAAAATCATCCTCAAACCGCAAGGTGTAATTACAATGGAATTCCCTCACCTGATGCGGCTAATTGATGAAAATCAGTTTGATACTATTTATCACGAGCATTTCTCTTATTTCTCTTTCCTCACAGTAGAAAAGATTTTTGCAACTCATGGGTTAACAATTTTTGATGTGCAAGAATTGAAGAGTCATGGCGGTTCTTTAAGAATTTACGCTCGCCATACTGAAGATGATTCTCAACCTGTGAGCGAGCAAGTAATAGAACTGAAAGCCAGAGAAGAAGCTGCTGGATTTCATAAGCTAGAGTACTATTTTTCTTTTGGCGAAAAAGTCAAAGAAACTAAACGCAAGTTATTGGATTTCTTAATTCAAGCGAAGCGAGAAGGTAAATCAATTGCAGGTTACGGTGCGCCAGGGAAGGGTAATACTCTGTTAAACTATTGTGGTATCCGTACAGATTTTCTGGATTATACAGTAGACCGTAGCCCTTACAAACAAGGTCAATTTTTACCGGGTACTCATATTCCCATTTTTCATCCTGACAAGATTCAAGAAACTAAACCAGATTATGTGCTGATTTTACCTTGGAATCTCAAGGATGAAATTATGTCACAAATTGCCTACATTCGGGATTGGGGCGGTAAATTTGTGGTGCCAATTCCAGAGGTGCAAATCTACTCTTAA
- a CDS encoding sugar phosphate nucleotidyltransferase: MKVVLFCGGLGTRMRDYSESIPKPMVNIGYRPILWHVMKYYAHYGHKDFILCLGYKADLIKSYFLNYNEWLSNNFTLSGGSKIQLFNHDIQDWNITFVDTGLTANIGQRFKAVEEYLEGEEVFLANYSDGLTDLHLPTYIDNFYRRDKIGSFLCVRPSQSFHLVDIGENDLVQDLKDVKQREIWINGGYFIFKKDIFKYINYGEELVLEPFQRLIAQEQLIAYKYTGFFGVMDTFKEKQVLDDMYTQGHRPWEVWRDKQLEVSNA; encoded by the coding sequence ATGAAAGTAGTTTTATTTTGTGGCGGTTTAGGGACAAGAATGAGAGATTATTCGGAAAGTATTCCTAAGCCAATGGTGAATATCGGATATAGACCGATATTATGGCATGTGATGAAATATTATGCCCATTATGGACATAAAGATTTTATTTTATGTCTAGGTTATAAAGCTGACTTAATTAAGAGCTATTTCTTAAACTATAATGAGTGGCTTTCTAATAACTTCACTTTATCTGGTGGTAGCAAAATTCAACTATTCAATCATGATATTCAAGATTGGAATATCACCTTTGTAGATACAGGTTTAACTGCGAATATTGGTCAAAGATTCAAGGCTGTGGAAGAATATTTAGAAGGCGAAGAAGTTTTCTTAGCCAACTACAGCGATGGTCTCACAGATTTGCATCTTCCTACATATATTGATAATTTTTATCGTCGCGATAAAATCGGTAGCTTTTTGTGTGTGAGACCTAGCCAAAGCTTCCATTTGGTTGACATTGGTGAGAACGATTTGGTGCAGGATCTTAAAGATGTCAAACAGCGGGAAATTTGGATTAATGGTGGATATTTTATCTTTAAGAAAGATATCTTCAAGTATATTAATTACGGTGAAGAGCTGGTGCTTGAGCCTTTCCAAAGGCTAATTGCTCAAGAACAGCTAATTGCTTACAAGTACACTGGCTTCTTTGGAGTAATGGATACTTTTAAAGAGAAGCAAGTGTTAGATGATATGTATACTCAAGGTCATCGTCCTTGGGAAGTTTGGAGAGATAAGCAATTGGAAGTTAGCAATGCCTAA
- a CDS encoding PIG-L deacetylase family protein: protein MLKISFDKTAESEYKILCLGAHCDDIEIGCGGTILKLIENYKNVVIYWVVFSSNEQRATEAKKSASIFLKEVQSQKIIIKEFRDGFLPFHGIEVKECFEQLKQEFSPDLIFTHYRDDRHQDHRLISDLTWNTFRNHLILEYEIPKYDGDLGIPNFFVHLDEGICRRKIQYLQDAFATQNNKQWFTDETFRSILRIRGIESNSPGNYAEAFYCRKIFL from the coding sequence ATGCTCAAAATTAGCTTTGATAAAACAGCCGAATCTGAGTATAAAATTCTCTGTCTGGGTGCTCATTGCGATGATATTGAAATTGGGTGTGGCGGCACAATTTTAAAGCTGATAGAAAATTACAAAAATGTGGTTATCTATTGGGTAGTATTTAGTTCTAATGAACAAAGAGCCACAGAAGCCAAGAAAAGTGCTAGTATATTTTTAAAAGAAGTACAGTCCCAGAAAATTATTATTAAAGAGTTCCGAGATGGGTTTTTGCCTTTTCACGGAATAGAAGTGAAAGAATGCTTTGAGCAGTTAAAGCAAGAATTTTCACCAGATTTAATTTTTACGCATTATAGAGACGATCGCCATCAAGATCATCGCTTAATTTCTGATTTAACTTGGAATACCTTTAGAAATCATTTGATTTTGGAATATGAAATCCCCAAGTATGATGGTGACTTGGGAATTCCTAATTTCTTTGTGCATTTAGATGAAGGTATCTGTCGGCGCAAAATTCAGTATCTTCAGGATGCATTTGCTACGCAGAATAATAAACAATGGTTTACCGATGAAACTTTCCGTTCCATCTTAAGAATCCGAGGAATTGAATCTAATTCACCGGGTAATTATGCTGAAGCTTTCTACTGTCGCAAAATATTTCTTTAA
- the rfbC gene encoding dTDP-4-dehydrorhamnose 3,5-epimerase translates to MIFTETKLQGAFIIDLELKQDSRGFFARTFCINEFEAHGLKATIAQCNVSFNHKQGTLRGMHYQTPPSQETKLVRCIHGAIYDVIIDLRPESPTYLSHIGVELTAENRRGLYIPDRFAHGFQTLTDDTEVMYQMGDFYAPEYSTGYRYDDPAFGIVWPLPISEISEKDLAWNLFEQKNIGTLAGR, encoded by the coding sequence ATGATTTTCACTGAAACGAAGCTACAAGGGGCATTCATTATTGACTTAGAGTTAAAACAAGATAGTCGTGGTTTTTTTGCTCGGACTTTTTGCATCAATGAATTTGAGGCTCATGGTCTAAAAGCCACAATTGCTCAATGCAATGTATCTTTTAACCATAAGCAAGGGACACTGCGGGGAATGCATTATCAAACTCCTCCTTCCCAGGAAACCAAATTAGTCCGTTGTATCCACGGCGCTATCTATGATGTGATTATCGATTTACGCCCAGAATCTCCGACCTATTTATCGCATATTGGTGTGGAGTTAACTGCAGAAAATCGGCGTGGGTTATACATCCCAGATAGATTTGCTCACGGTTTTCAAACCTTAACTGATGATACAGAAGTGATGTATCAGATGGGCGATTTTTATGCGCCAGAATATTCCACAGGCTACCGCTACGATGACCCAGCTTTTGGAATTGTCTGGCCTTTACCGATTAGTGAAATTTCCGAAAAGGATCTTGCTTGGAATTTATTTGAGCAGAAAAATATCGGGACACTGGCGGGAAGATAA
- a CDS encoding glutamate-1-semialdehyde 2,1-aminomutase, with protein sequence MTLADFKPSTTQSFAQSKVLQKKSHALIPGGAHTYAKGDDQFPEDAPGFIVKGNGCHVWDVDGNEFIEYGMGLRAITLGHAYPAVVEAAYQQMLLGNNFTRPATIEVECAEQLLSWVPGAEMVKFAKDGSTVTTAAITLARAYTGRDMVAICGDHPFFSYNDWFIGSTPMSAGIPQVVQDLTVKFTFNDIESVKTLFANHPGKIACVILEPAKYEHPANGFLYELQKLCQENGAIFILDEMITGFRWAGGNAQNCYNIVPDLSTFGKSMGNGFAVSALAGKREIMELGGIYHDKERVFLLSTTHGAENHALAAAIATMNTFRTEGVIEYLYQQGERLSKGIKQAIAAYGVEDYFQIAGLPCNLVYGTRDQNQQPSQAFRTLFMQETIKRGLILPSLVVSFSHSNEDIDFTIDAIGEALKVYRQALEYGIDEYLIGRPVKPVFRKYC encoded by the coding sequence ATGACCTTAGCTGATTTTAAACCCTCAACTACTCAGTCTTTTGCACAGTCCAAAGTTTTACAAAAAAAGAGCCACGCGTTAATTCCTGGTGGCGCTCATACTTACGCTAAAGGTGATGACCAATTTCCCGAAGATGCACCAGGCTTTATTGTAAAAGGTAATGGGTGTCATGTCTGGGATGTTGATGGTAATGAATTTATTGAATATGGCATGGGTTTGCGTGCCATTACTTTAGGACACGCTTATCCGGCTGTGGTAGAAGCAGCGTATCAGCAAATGCTGTTGGGTAATAACTTTACCCGTCCGGCAACCATTGAAGTAGAATGTGCTGAACAGCTTCTGAGTTGGGTTCCTGGCGCAGAAATGGTGAAATTTGCCAAGGATGGCTCAACGGTAACTACAGCCGCAATTACTCTGGCTAGAGCATATACAGGAAGGGATATGGTGGCTATTTGTGGCGATCATCCCTTCTTTTCCTATAATGACTGGTTTATTGGCAGCACTCCCATGTCTGCGGGGATTCCCCAAGTGGTTCAAGATTTGACAGTGAAATTCACTTTTAATGATATTGAAAGTGTCAAAACTCTGTTTGCAAATCATCCCGGAAAGATTGCTTGTGTCATTTTAGAACCCGCTAAATATGAACATCCAGCCAACGGTTTTCTTTATGAGTTACAAAAACTCTGTCAGGAAAATGGCGCAATTTTCATCTTAGATGAGATGATTACTGGCTTCCGTTGGGCTGGTGGGAATGCCCAAAACTGCTACAATATCGTTCCCGACTTATCGACATTTGGTAAAAGCATGGGTAATGGTTTTGCGGTTTCCGCACTGGCTGGGAAACGCGAAATCATGGAATTAGGCGGAATTTATCACGATAAAGAGCGCGTATTTCTGCTATCTACTACCCACGGAGCCGAAAACCACGCCTTAGCTGCAGCGATCGCGACTATGAACACTTTCCGGACAGAAGGTGTAATAGAGTATCTGTATCAGCAAGGAGAAAGATTATCTAAGGGGATTAAGCAAGCGATCGCAGCTTATGGAGTGGAAGATTACTTCCAAATTGCGGGGCTTCCTTGCAATTTAGTTTATGGCACTCGCGACCAAAATCAACAACCATCCCAAGCATTTAGAACTCTCTTTATGCAAGAAACTATTAAACGCGGGTTGATTTTACCTTCTTTGGTTGTGAGTTTCTCCCATAGTAATGAAGATATTGATTTCACAATTGATGCAATTGGCGAAGCTTTAAAGGTTTACCGCCAAGCTCTAGAATATGGAATTGATGAGTATCTAATTGGCCGTCCAGTTAAACCTGTGTTTAGAAAATATTGTTAG
- a CDS encoding DUF4910 domain-containing protein, producing MVNLQEPVETKLETAVNSSDIAQEIYQLITELYPICRSITGDGFRKTLKILQQHIPLSVHEVPTGTEVFDWKVPKEWNIKDAYIKNSQGEKIVDFANLNLHVVNYSIPVHQKISLDELKSHLFTLPDYPDWVPYRTSYYKESWGFCLSHNQFLQLQDEEYEVCIDSSLEPGHLTYGEYFIPGASSEEVLISCHACHPSLCNDNLSGIAIAIFLAKQLSQTKNHYSYRFVFIPGTIGSITWLSVNEANVHRIKHGLVLTCLGDAGNFTYKKSRRGNTEIDEIVGYVLKNSGHDYKIIDFFPYGYDERQYCSPGFNLAVGCFMRSPHGSFPEYHTSADNLDFVKPQSLADSFAQCVSILNILDSNQVYVNQKPKCEPQLGKRGLYRSVGGQKDSGLNEMAILWVLNLADGEHTLLDIAKRSGMPFDDVKTAADRLSQTDLLKLAASD from the coding sequence ATGGTAAATCTTCAAGAACCTGTAGAAACCAAGCTAGAAACGGCTGTAAACAGCAGTGATATAGCTCAAGAAATATATCAATTAATTACTGAACTTTATCCTATCTGCCGCAGTATTACAGGTGATGGGTTTAGAAAAACTCTCAAGATTCTGCAACAGCATATTCCGCTATCGGTGCATGAAGTACCAACGGGAACTGAGGTTTTTGATTGGAAAGTGCCTAAAGAATGGAATATTAAAGATGCTTATATTAAAAACTCTCAAGGTGAAAAGATTGTAGATTTTGCAAATTTAAATTTACACGTTGTTAATTACAGTATTCCGGTACATCAAAAGATATCCCTTGATGAATTAAAATCACATTTATTTACACTTCCAGATTATCCGGATTGGGTTCCTTATCGGACTTCCTATTACAAAGAAAGTTGGGGATTTTGTCTCAGTCATAATCAGTTTTTACAACTGCAAGATGAAGAATATGAAGTATGTATTGATTCATCTTTAGAACCGGGACATCTTACCTATGGTGAGTATTTTATTCCCGGAGCCAGCAGCGAGGAAGTGTTAATTTCTTGTCACGCCTGTCATCCTTCGCTGTGCAATGATAATCTTTCGGGAATTGCGATCGCAATTTTTCTCGCTAAACAACTCAGCCAAACTAAAAATCACTATTCTTATCGGTTTGTTTTTATACCGGGAACTATTGGTTCAATTACTTGGCTGTCTGTAAATGAAGCAAATGTGCATCGCATCAAACATGGTTTAGTTTTAACTTGTTTGGGAGATGCGGGTAACTTTACTTACAAAAAAAGCCGTAGAGGTAATACCGAAATTGATGAGATTGTCGGTTATGTGCTGAAAAATTCTGGTCACGATTATAAAATTATTGACTTCTTTCCCTATGGTTATGATGAGCGACAATATTGCTCACCAGGCTTTAATTTAGCTGTAGGTTGCTTTATGCGATCGCCTCATGGTAGCTTCCCGGAATATCACACTTCAGCCGATAATTTGGACTTTGTGAAACCGCAATCTCTGGCTGATTCATTTGCTCAATGTGTTTCGATATTAAATATTCTTGATAGTAATCAAGTTTACGTTAATCAGAAACCCAAATGTGAGCCACAGTTAGGGAAAAGAGGTTTATATCGGTCAGTTGGTGGGCAAAAAGATAGCGGATTAAATGAAATGGCTATTTTGTGGGTTTTGAATTTAGCTGATGGCGAGCATACTCTGCTAGATATTGCTAAAAGGTCGGGAATGCCGTTTGATGATGTTAAAACTGCGGCGGATAGATTATCGCAAACTGATTTATTAAAACTCGCGGCTAGTGATTGA
- a CDS encoding S66 peptidase family protein, with product MHINRRKFLTSVGLATLATQVPLFTAQGQLSRNSTLKPPHLQIGDTVGLIAPASTVDSEDIATAQRNLADLGLKVKLGKHILDRYGYLAGKDRDRAFDLNSMFADPSVKAIIAMRGGWGCNRLLPWLNYTNIRNHPKILLGYSDITSLLLAINARSRLITFHGPVATSTWNQFTVDYFRRILFNQEAVTMQNPTPGEVKIEIITPGKARGKLVGGNLSVLSAMIGSMYLPAWHNSILFIEEISEDIYRVDRMLTQLKNAGILNQIAGFIFAQCTDCSLGDAPNFTLMQVLQDHIRPLNIPAWYGSMIGHIKNKFTVPVGLSVEIDANLGTIQMLESAVI from the coding sequence ATGCACATCAACCGCCGAAAATTTCTTACCAGCGTTGGGTTAGCCACTTTAGCCACCCAGGTACCACTGTTTACAGCCCAAGGTCAATTATCTCGCAATAGCACCCTGAAACCACCTCATCTGCAAATTGGCGATACTGTGGGATTAATCGCCCCAGCCAGTACCGTTGACAGCGAAGATATAGCCACTGCACAGCGTAACCTTGCAGATTTAGGGCTGAAAGTGAAGTTAGGAAAGCATATTTTGGATCGTTATGGTTACTTAGCCGGGAAGGATCGCGATCGCGCTTTTGATTTAAACTCGATGTTTGCCGATCCATCGGTAAAAGCTATTATTGCTATGCGTGGCGGTTGGGGTTGCAATCGTCTCTTACCTTGGCTGAATTACACTAATATTCGCAATCATCCCAAAATCTTGCTGGGATACAGTGATATTACATCTTTATTATTAGCAATTAATGCCCGCAGTCGCTTAATTACTTTTCATGGCCCAGTTGCCACCTCTACCTGGAATCAGTTTACTGTAGATTACTTTCGGCGCATTCTCTTTAATCAAGAAGCCGTCACCATGCAAAATCCCACCCCTGGGGAAGTGAAAATAGAAATAATTACCCCAGGAAAAGCCAGAGGTAAACTTGTCGGCGGTAACCTATCTGTCCTCTCAGCAATGATCGGTTCAATGTACCTTCCGGCTTGGCACAACAGCATTTTATTTATTGAAGAAATCAGCGAAGATATTTATCGTGTAGACCGAATGCTTACACAATTAAAAAATGCTGGCATACTTAATCAAATTGCTGGTTTTATTTTTGCCCAATGCACCGATTGTAGTCTTGGTGATGCCCCAAATTTTACTTTAATGCAAGTCTTACAAGACCACATCCGCCCGTTAAATATTCCTGCTTGGTACGGTTCAATGATTGGTCACATTAAAAATAAATTTACCGTGCCAGTAGGTTTGTCAGTAGAAATTGATGCCAATTTAGGCACAATTCAAATGTTAGAATCAGCCGTAATTTAA